The Cryptomeria japonica chromosome 6, Sugi_1.0, whole genome shotgun sequence genomic interval CAGATTGCGCTGTTTATGGTCTATGCGGAGCTTATGGAGTGTGTTTCAAGCAACAGAACAATCAGTCATGCAGCTGTATGGAAGGCTTCCACCCAAGAGACGCTACTGCCTGGAGTTCTCAAGAATGGTGGTCAGGCGGTTGTGTTCGGCGTACTCCATTAAACTGCACCGCCATCAATGGCAGTGGGAGTAATACAACAGATGGTTTCCTCCAAATCAGTAATTATGACTTGTCTGATAAAGAAGCTGTTCAATATACCCAAGAGTCGACTCTACAAGGATGCAAAACTGCTTGTCTCGACGATTGCTCCTGCATGGCGTTTGTTTTTACTAATTCTAATTGCAAATTGTGGCTTGGTGATCTGTTAGGTATGCAGGCTACTTCATCTGGCCGCCAGACCTTTTTCATTCGATTGGCTGCTTCTGATGTGCCACGGTCGTCAGCCAAGGTAGGAGGAAAGAGCAGAGTAGTTGCACTCTCCATATCAATTCCTTTGGGCGTTGCTGTTTTGGGTACTCTGTTTGCTCTGTTTGTTCAGCAGGGGCGTCGAAGACTGCTCAAGAAATACATGGGGGAGGGCATGCCATCGTCGCTCAGAAGATTCAGCTACAAACAGATCAAAATTGCGACCAACAATTTCAACCATGTGCTGGGAACGGGAGTTTTTAGCTCTGTCTTCAAAGGAACTCTCCCAGACAATACTCTTGTGGCTGTAAAAGATTTAGAGGATTGCCTACAAGCAGAAAAGCAATTCCGTGCAGAAATAAGCGCCATAGGAAACAAACAGCATACGAATTTGATACGGCTCCGGGGATTCTGCGCAGAGGGATCTCGGAGGATATTGGTCTATGAGTACATGCAAAATGGGTCTCTTGATTCTTTCCTGTGCAATAAATCTCACAGACTAGACAATGTCTTGGACTGGCAGACCAGATTTAAAATCGCTTTAGGAACTGCGAGAGGATTGGTATATCTCCATGAAGAATGTAGAGATTGCATCATCCATTGCGATATCAAGCCAGAAAATATTCTGCTAGATGCGGATTTCTCTCCAAAAGTGGCTGATTTTGGGCTGGCAAAGCTTTTTGGTAGAGATTTGAGCAGAGTGGTGACGACAATAAGAGGAACAAAAGGGTATTTGGCTCCCGAGTGGATGACTGGGCTCCCAATCACAGTTAAGTTAGATGTATACAGTTTCGGC includes:
- the LOC131036406 gene encoding G-type lectin S-receptor-like serine/threonine-protein kinase At2g19130, whose protein sequence is MDWSLKDHFAFNSLKRLILALAILILQCHCDLLVAAEDTLSLGSSLRKNQTIISKNGTFELGFFCPNGTTNWYVGIWYAHISVKTIVWVANRETPVTNMPGVVTLSTSGYLTVSDLQGKVIWSSNDTQQAKASRASILDTGNFVLLGVQNTSEIVWESFAYPTDHFLPKMKFWKGLKLNAWKSSVDPAPGPFFLQMNPSPGKKDFLLQYKNGVSYYSSGDWTGKYYSTMPQAVSDTSFEQELVEFSPTRLYYTYDLTPKVRSKTMVREILRSNGELTVYYLINNNWNLVYYTPVSDCAVYGLCGAYGVCFKQQNNQSCSCMEGFHPRDATAWSSQEWWSGGCVRRTPLNCTAINGSGSNTTDGFLQISNYDLSDKEAVQYTQESTLQGCKTACLDDCSCMAFVFTNSNCKLWLGDLLGMQATSSGRQTFFIRLAASDVPRSSAKVGGKSRVVALSISIPLGVAVLGTLFALFVQQGRRRLLKKYMGEGMPSSLRRFSYKQIKIATNNFNHVLGTGVFSSVFKGTLPDNTLVAVKDLEDCLQAEKQFRAEISAIGNKQHTNLIRLRGFCAEGSRRILVYEYMQNGSLDSFLCNKSHRLDNVLDWQTRFKIALGTARGLVYLHEECRDCIIHCDIKPENILLDADFSPKVADFGLAKLFGRDLSRVVTTIRGTKGYLAPEWMTGLPITVKLDVYSFGMTLLEIISGRRNVDLRWAASQIQKGNTIGVVDERIADKADVEEVRRAAVVSILCIQEDENGRPSMAQVVVMLQGKLEASVEQIETSLQVLMNEQNIR